Below is a genomic region from Pseudochaenichthys georgianus chromosome 13, fPseGeo1.2, whole genome shotgun sequence.
ctctccatcactCACACCCCCCTTCCGGCATCTCCTCTGACCCTGGAATCTCCACAGTCCATGCTCATGAAAATACCATTCTTCCAAGTGCAGTAGTTGTTGGTTGGGTTTTTCCCGATGGAGCCACCTGGGCTCATCATCTGATCCatgtcctccctctcctctgtggtCATGGAGCCCACTGTCTCTTGTCCTCTGTCCAGTTTGCAGACACACTCCTCTCTGCCTGGTCCTGCCTGACCATTCATGGTGCAGTTGGTGTTCTTTACATGTGGAGGCTCCTGCTTCTCGGGCTGTGGTGACAAGCAGTTCTCCCCAACCTCATAAACAAAGCATATTCTGGCCAAGTACTGCAGAATGACCTTCTTGGCCCACTTGGGAACAGGCTTGGCATCCGGGCCACAATGGTGTATGTTCATGATGAAGATGGTCAGGGCAGTGGAGGCAGTGATCATGGTCATCGTTGCAATGTAGTACTTTCCTGTGGATGAAAAGAGGACATCAACATAGAGTTCTAATGCATCTTAATCACACATGTTTGGATTTGTATTACCCTCACCAATAAGTGGGCACATTCTCAGAGGGTGGCATGATCTCTGCCACCAACAGCTGAAAGACAGTCAGTGCCAGCATAACAGTGACACCCAAAGACACCTTCTCTCCAGAATCAGCAGGCAGGTAAAAGCCCAGTGGAGCCAGAAAAGAGATCATTACACATGGTATAAGGAGGTTAAAGACATAAAATGAAGCTCTTCTCTGTAGTTTCAGTGTGTAGGTCACATCAGGGTAAGGATCAGCACAGCAGCCATACTGAATAATGTTCTTCTTGGCCGGCATACCCAACACCTCCCATTCCACATTATCCACCAGGTCGGCCAGGTCAGCGCTCTCCATGGCATTCAGGATGTCCACCTGGTTGCCGTTGTATGTCCAGGAGCCATATGTGAACCTGCACTGCTgagaatcgaaggggaagtaTGACACGTCCACTTTGCAGGAGCTCTTTGTGATAGCTGGGGAATCCCACATGATCTGGCCATCATGCCGGATCACTACATTGGTGTCCATGGAGCCTTTGAAATGGTCATCAGCactggaaaaacaaagaaaacattgAGTATCATACCaagagaaaatatatttgtccatACCatgaaaactaaataaaaaaggagCAGTTGTGATGTCCTCAGTAGGttgagacaacttgaaaggttGATCAGAATACAAAGGCACAAGTACACCAACTGAGGGAAGAGTCAACACATGTATGAGAGTTGTACTCATTGCtcagtgtttgtgtctgtttttcATATCTTTTGATTAATGCTAAGtgtttgtgtttatgtgtgtcagCATTTGATAAGTGTTCATAGTGTGAGCTGTTATCCTGAAATGTCATCAGAGGCATAGGAGTTCTTGCGCACTGGCCTCACAAATACTCAGGTGATTATTCCTTCCTCCTTCCTCTTTGTCAAACATATGGTACCTCTGTCTTAATTGTAAAGTTGACATTGCCTTTGTATAAAAAGCAGACAAAGGCCTGGACACTCCTGTCAATAATGGCTTCAAGGAGTGTTCAGCTTGTGCCTTTTATACCAACCAAAAGGAGCCACTCTGATTAACCCAATACCAATCCGACCTACTTGTTATATAGGACAATATCAGGTCTCCATACATAACTACCAGGTATACGGATGGTATCGAGTCCATCGTAATCATCTTTATTCCATTGAACGTGTGAATCAACCCACACTTGACGTATCCATAAATACGCAGTCAGAATTTGGTTTCGCTCATCCTGTAAAACATTGAAATTAATAGAAAACAATTGACAACAACAGGGGAAAGAGTGCAGGTTGAacagaaatatgttttttttttaaatatttaatgaTTTGATCTGGATAAcacattagggctgcacgatattggaaaaaactgacattgcgatattttcttcccctgcgatatatattgcgatatgaaaaaatacaggaattgaagaaaagaccgttttttttttgtccgcaaaccatcctttcttgaattttaatgctatacaattggtatttttttaacaatatttaaccggatgaaggatttagtCACGGActtctggatcttaagttatcacagtaacaagctgagctagctcggttatccttctgtgatctgatcaagaatggttgtgattggtggtttgctgtgcatgcagagcctgcacagcaaatcttccaacgcttctctgcccattgactttgaatggggatgacgtcactttgcctcgcttttcgccgaactgcattgtggggggagcgaagcgaagatttccaggatgtccaggatctccaggattcaaaagatgagcaatgttcaacttttgaagctgagctggaagcgccagccaatcaaacacgtttatgcaaatctgacagtagaagcgctagccaatcaaaccgcgtgtaagcagggagaaccagaccgcagtttatttcctcatattccaaacgagaaattacggtagcaaatcacccggttcttacaaccagaactattaacgagatacaaaccggaggaaccaggcatggagggaggtggcagagacagtgggtgaaactggtaggttttcgcctgtttggggagtttatatatatatatatattgctcgcataaaatccccgaggttttttgctttgtatgtcgggggcgggagattcatgtgattggttgttggtcgcattgctcgcaaaaatccccaagctgtcagacacgcccagctccaagattttcaagatttttgaaaagctgctgtgtggacgtaccgtcacTCAAGtaaccctgacatgagagccacgcaagcaagcagcaaaataattgtaacatgacgtgttttgagttcatttgcctacttaatatcgcaagtcctaaaaaataaatcaaataaaataaataaaatcgccCACATCCTGGCGATGTcaatatcgcgcatgcgcataaCGCAATTATCGTCACGACACGATATATCATGCAGCCCTATAACACATTCAATCTGGTGGAGACTTGTGCACTGTGGTGTGTTACCATGTCGATAATTTGTAGATAGTGTGATCTGCAGGGTCACATTCAGTATGGTGTTAGTGTCATTCACAGGCCTCAGTGCACTAGTGTAGTTTGTGAATAAATCATTCAGGAGCTTCTGGGCGTATTTTCCCTGAGCACACCAACAGGCTAAAACAAAAAGAGAAACAATTGATGATTAGATGCATATCGCCACAAAGCACCgttgtatttaatattattttTCAGGTAAAAAATGTGTTCTCTAACACAACATTCGGATGTGGATCATTTTTTCATCATTCAATTTCTGGCCAGTGATAATCTGAATAAATGAAACGATATGGATGCTGAGGAGGGGTACATGTGGAGAGAAAATGTGAATCCATGACAGATGGTGAAGGGGACAAAGAGTCGATGTTCAAGCTAGATCACCCTCTCTATTAAGCTCTACAGCTCTACAGAGAGATCAGGCAATCTGCCATTAAGCAGCAGTAAGTTGTTGTCAGTTTGAATTGTGTATATTTTGCATGTATTGATTGAACTGTAATATCTTAAACAACATATGATTATCAAAATGAGCCTCAACAGGGAGATAAATCAATACAAGCATGTGAAGGAGAAGCATGGTATAAGCCATCttaaatatatttgtacatatcTTATAAGAAGGCTTTCATGCCTTTTACACTTAATAATTACAAAAGTACATTTTGGAATAAGATGTTTATTTTTCAATGAAAAAACGTGTTTACTGTATATTGTGACTGGAGCTTGTTTTGAGTGTCACAATAGATTGGGAAGGCCAGTTTGTTAACCCTGGACCGCTGTTTTGATAAAGTCTCTGAACGGGAtacaaggaaaggaaaggatTATGATTACAGCAAATCCCTGAACTACTGGCATCATGTTTGCAGAGTCTGGGCAACAGATTGTATGAAAGAGGAATGGAAATCAGAGAGGGAATATTTGATTCAAAAGATATCAAAACACTGACattaataaaagagaaaaaagcatcCAAAACTAATCAAAGTTGTTACTCAATTATGTATCTGCTGCTCATGTTCTAGCATCTCATCGCCATTTTTGCTAGAAGAGCGTTGGAGGTTTTCTCTAGAATGTACTTGACTCGAGAATGCAACAATCTTCAATAATActgttaaaaaataattatagaaTGAATGAGTGGGAACTTACTTGGTAAAATACTGACACACAGAAGCAAGCAGAATAACGTTTGGATTCTCCATCGTTTCATATTGCTGAAACAAACTATCCTGATCCAAAGACCATTTGAGCTGATGTGTgcctttcagttttttcagagtTTCTTCACTAAAAATAATCCAAAAAGAAATGAAATCAGACTGAGAGCGACTGCAGCTGTTTGTGAACTGCACTCCACCCAGTGCTGCTGAGAGACAGTCGGAGAGAGGCGGGGGCAAGCAGCACCACATGTTAACCACAAACACCAGGACCATCGGACACACAAACAACTCTTCACACACACGATATGTAtattacaaaatgtatttaaacaaatatccTTTGTTCTGCAGCACAACATAGAGCTCTCAGCCTCGCCACCTAATAACGGTCTTGCACTATTATTTGTGTATGTAGGCCTATTAGTCATAAGAGACACAATATATACATTATTTAAAACGTGGTCTCTGGTCTGTGTTGTGTGCATCATATTTTGATAGGCTGCGCCGCCCATACGTAGCCTCATCACTCTCCCCCGCTTGCTTTCTCTTCCGGGTGCGGATGTTTTTCACGCCTCTTTTTTTCCCTTTCAACAAGGAGGATGCTGCATCCGTGTGACTATCGTCTTCTTGGGCAATGGAAATTAATCTTAGTAGAAGCAAAAAATGGCACCGGGGTTTTACATGTCAAGATCATCCCCAGCTCTGATTAAGGAATTGCAACCCTATTGTTGGTACCGAAAATGCAGGTCCATCCTGTAACCTGATATCATGAATGTGATGATTTGGTAATAGCGTAGTTATTTACAAGGTAATTGCTTGCAGTTATTGGTGAACAGCAAATCTGGTGGAGGTAGGTTGATTATGTTTTTTTTCCGACTGAGATGGTCAGTAAATGCATGCCGGATTAAAAAAATGCCACCAAATAATTGAGTGATAATTCCTTTAACTGTGCATACATTTTTACTTATCATCATAAATACTTAAAATGTATCTATTGTATTCATATTTGAAGAAAGTTATTATTGCCACATGtacattaattaattacaatttTTCACAGTTTCAGAAATGCTACAAGGATCCGGTATCTTGGGTCATGACAGGCCCCTGGTCATCAGGGTTTCATTCAGCACCTGTGTTGTTGGCACTGTGGGCCTACCGCTGCTTGGGCTAATAACTTGTGTTTTCATATCCTCTGTTTTTCATTATGAGGACTCTACTGGTACACATTGCCAggtaatatttatattttgcaaTCTGAACCAACCATGTTTTCATTTGATGCTACTGATATACTAAAGCATTTTTGTCTGTTTCCAGGTTCCTAATTACCTGCCATCCATCAGTGCCTCAATAAGCCTGAGTCCTGAATGTCACATATGGCGGTTCTGTATTGGACTGCACTCAGCACCGAGGCTGCTGGTGGCATTTACCTACTTCAAATTCTACAAGACACGTTTTGCCTCTAAGTTCTCTGAGAGTTTGCTCAGTTGCCCTCAATCTGGCCTTTGCCCTTCTCGAAAATCTCGGCCTCTTGCTCCTCACATACGTGTCATCTAGTGAAACATACTGTGAGTATTATATTATTTGAGAGGTTTAATACAAACATATGTTTCCCTTGAAGCATGGATCATAATCAAGCTTGCATTTGGCCAAGTAACCAAAAGTTCTGACTTGATTTTAGatgtatttaaatgttctgAAATGTTGTTCTTTTTGAAACAAAGTATTCTAAACTTGTCATCATCTTATCAGCAACATTAGTAAACTTTCCAGGCATACattaaatgtagttttaaaaaaggAAGGTGGAAATGAACATAAGAGGAAGGgaacacattttaaagttgTTTACAGTACGTTATAGAGTTTTTGTTTGGCTGGTTGATGctctttttatttattacaatgACTGTGCTTTTCTGACTgaacttcttcttctctttgtaCATTTTGTTTCTTAGTTGTACATAAAGAAGGTTTTGTCCTCTTCCTTGTCAGTTCCACTATCCACATGTTGATAACCTGCCGTTTATGGAAGACCATTAAGAAGTATTCATTAAGTCCTGAGGTAAGGAATGCAAAATCACGCACCACAGACTAAAATCAATCATGTCATTTGAGGCATTCCAATCAAATACATGTTTTTCTCCCTTATAGGATGCAAAGTCTCACTATTGGAAAGTGCGCTTCTTACTTCTCAACTTATCCTTCTGTGCTTTTGCcggattttttttttggaaacaCAACGTGTTCTGCGAATCAGGGAGTAAGTACTACTTCAGTTTGATAATGTCCATCTAATTTGGGAGGGTTGATAACAGTGATCCATGGAGAATACACACAATTCCAAAACATATCAATTATATGAACAGTAATGTAAAATGAAGCTAGAAAGTGCTTACTTAAAAACATTTCTACATCTACGTTCtttttgttttccttttcttttttacagGTTACACATTATTCGCCCTGTTTGAGTATCTAGTGGTCTTCTCCAATATGGCCTTCCATCTCACAGCAGTTTGGGACTTTAAGAGCCGGGAGGTCATGGTCATATCATCCTCAGAAGATAAAGACTTCTGAATAAACTCAAGGACTGAGTGCAACCACATAACCACCTGATGTGAACAGCCTTAATCCTGCCCCAGGGGAAGAGTGGGATGAAGGCCTTTtccatatatttccatttatttccaTTATGTACTTTTGTCAATTGAGTGAACTATAAGTGAATTTTCTGCCTCAGTGTCTCATCATTCGATGCCTTGACTTACATGCAGTGACAAATACAGTACACTATTCCATGTTATGTGACATTTGAATATGTGTACACTGCAAATACAAAGTCGTCATCCCGTACATGTGTTGAAATTAAGTGACAGTCCTTCAAGTACGTTTGGCCTTCTATTTGAAATACAAAAAAGGGGTAAATATCTATTAATTATTAAGTAAAGAGTGACATGGTGAAAAGCAAAGTCTCCTTGTGGTCTTTCCTTTAAGTCTCAAATAGggtcaacacacaaacacaatggtTTCTGACACTATTTCACACCATACACCAAAAAAATTGAGTGCCACTTCAGATAGAGTTGTACAATATCTGCACTTGCAACAACAATATAATTGTTAGCACTTGAACTTTATGCAAAGTTTCCCAAGTGTGACATTTTCTGTACTACATGTGACCTTCATGGCCTGTTGTAAATCTGCACAAGATATTATGATCACACATCAGTTACCTAACTGACACCCAAAAGTTCATGCAGCTGGATAGACCCAGCAGCAAGCACAAAGTTCTGCAATTTTTTTAGATAGTTCTAAAAGCGCCTTACATATACTTGTGTTATTTTATGTAACACTTTGCCATGTAAGAAGTTCGAGGTAAGTGTAATTTAAAT
It encodes:
- the LOC117457889 gene encoding LOW QUALITY PROTEIN: neuronal acetylcholine receptor subunit alpha-10-like (The sequence of the model RefSeq protein was modified relative to this genomic sequence to represent the inferred CDS: inserted 3 bases in 3 codons; deleted 2 bases in 2 codons), whose product is MKRWRIQTLFCLLLCVSILPTCWCAQGKYAQKLLNDLFTNYTSALRPVNDTNTILNVTLQITLSQIIDMDERNQILTAYLWIRQVWVDSHVQWNKDDYDGLDTIRIPGSYVWRPDIVLYNNADDHFKGSMDTNVVIRHDGQIMWDSPAITKSSCKVDVSYFPFDSQQCRFTYGSWTYNGNQVDILNAMESADLADLVDNVEWEVLGMPAKKNIIQYGCCADPYPDVTYTLKLQRRASFYVFNLLIPCVMISFLAPLGFYLPADSGEKVSLGVTVMLALTVFQLLVAEIMPPSENVPTTGKYYIATMTMITASTALTIFIMNIHHCGPDAKPVPKWAKKVILQYLARICFVYEVGENCLSPQPEKQEPPHVKNTNCTMNGQAGPGREECVCKLDRGQETVGSMTTEEREDMDQMMSPGGSIGKNPTNNYCTWKNGIFMSMDCGDXQGQRRCRKGGVSDGERKDREVSSNSQSNETQLMRNIEYIANCYRDQRATQKRTGEWKKVAKVLDRXFMWIFFIMVFXLSLLIMGKAI
- the pgap2 gene encoding LOW QUALITY PROTEIN: post-GPI attachment to proteins factor 2 (The sequence of the model RefSeq protein was modified relative to this genomic sequence to represent the inferred CDS: deleted 1 base in 1 codon), whose amino-acid sequence is MLQGSGILGHDRPLVIRVSFSTCVVGTVGLPLLGLITCVFISSVFHYEDSTGTHCQVPNYLPSISASISLSPECHIWRFCIGLHSAPRLLVAFTYFKFYKTRFASKFSESLLSALNLAFALLENLGLLLLTYVSSSETYFVHKEGFVLFLVSSTIHMLITCRLWKTIKKYSLSPEDAKSHYWKVRFLLLNLSFCAFAGFFFWKHNVFCESGSYTLFALFEYLVVFSNMAFHLTAVWDFKSREVMVISSSEDKDF